A window of Pedobacter lusitanus contains these coding sequences:
- a CDS encoding aminopeptidase P family protein, which produces MFAKEVYQERRNKLKSVIGEGIILLPGNEESGMNYRDNTYHFRQDSCFLYFTGISRPGLCLVIDLDNDQEILFGDELTVDDIIWTGALETIEAQAEKAGIAFTRKKTEVINALAGNRKVHFLPVYRAETSMKLIDWGQTGQPSVELIKAIVAQRSIKSEQEIQEIEKAVATSVLMQLKAQEIARPGMTEYEVSAQLQAVAVAHGGQLSFPSILTVHGEILHNHASKTVLKEGQMVLCDCGAENEMCYAGDLTRTFPVGKSFTSLQQDVYSIVLNAQLKAAEALKPGILYKDVHLLACEHLVLGLSDLGLMKGDPKQAVAEGAHTLFFQCGLGHMMGLDIHDMENLGEEYVGYTAELKKSKEFGLKSLRLGRALEPGFVVTVEPGLYFIPVLIDSWSAERKHAEFINYEKVKQFRDFGGIRIEDDYVITTTGSRLLGPPLIKTLDEVHANR; this is translated from the coding sequence ATGTTTGCTAAAGAAGTCTACCAGGAAAGAAGAAATAAGCTAAAGTCAGTTATAGGAGAAGGGATTATCCTTTTGCCTGGAAATGAGGAAAGCGGAATGAATTATAGGGATAATACCTATCATTTCCGTCAGGATAGCTGTTTCCTGTATTTCACAGGGATCAGCAGACCGGGGCTATGCCTGGTGATTGATCTTGACAATGATCAGGAGATTCTGTTTGGTGATGAACTTACAGTTGATGATATCATCTGGACAGGTGCACTTGAAACTATAGAAGCACAAGCCGAAAAAGCAGGAATCGCTTTTACCAGAAAGAAAACAGAAGTGATTAATGCGCTGGCAGGAAATCGTAAAGTGCATTTTTTACCGGTTTACAGAGCCGAAACTTCGATGAAACTGATAGACTGGGGACAGACCGGACAGCCTTCGGTAGAACTGATTAAAGCAATCGTTGCACAAAGGTCAATCAAAAGCGAACAGGAAATACAGGAAATTGAAAAGGCTGTCGCAACCAGTGTCCTGATGCAACTTAAAGCTCAGGAAATTGCACGTCCCGGAATGACCGAATATGAAGTTTCAGCTCAGTTGCAGGCGGTAGCTGTCGCTCATGGCGGTCAGCTTTCTTTTCCAAGTATCCTTACAGTCCATGGGGAAATTCTGCACAATCATGCCAGCAAAACTGTTTTGAAAGAAGGACAGATGGTCCTGTGTGACTGCGGTGCTGAAAATGAAATGTGCTATGCAGGAGATTTAACAAGAACCTTCCCGGTAGGCAAATCATTTACCTCTTTACAGCAGGATGTCTATAGTATCGTGCTGAATGCACAACTGAAAGCTGCTGAAGCATTGAAGCCGGGAATTTTGTATAAAGATGTTCATTTACTGGCCTGTGAGCACTTGGTACTGGGGCTTTCTGATTTGGGGCTGATGAAAGGTGATCCGAAACAGGCCGTTGCCGAAGGTGCACATACTTTGTTCTTTCAATGCGGACTGGGTCACATGATGGGACTCGATATACACGATATGGAGAACCTGGGCGAAGAATATGTAGGATACACAGCCGAACTGAAAAAGAGTAAGGAATTCGGGTTAAAATCTCTTCGTTTAGGAAGAGCGCTTGAACCTGGTTTTGTGGTTACCGTTGAACCCGGTCTGTACTTTATTCCGGTATTAATAGATTCATGGTCTGCAGAGCGTAAACATGCTGAATTTATCAATTACGAAAAAGTAAAACAGTTCAGAGATTTCGGTGGGATAAGAATCGAAGATGATTATGTGATTACAACAACGGGAAGCCGTCTTTTAGGCCCCCCGCTGATTAAAACACTGGACGAAGTTCACGCTAACCGATAG
- a CDS encoding RNA polymerase sigma factor has product MDLITSLKQGDQTAMETIYKKHWEHVFDSAYKRVGTEDIAQDITQDIFISLWEKRETLEIRESLTAYLQASVKYRVINYFKANLTKEKYTEDLFALMGNISPLHPTNELSVKEIHKELDEAIAELPERMRQIFSMSRKQEKSTHEISAELNLSIQTVKNQLTAALKIIRKRLAYLTVFFF; this is encoded by the coding sequence ATGGATCTGATAACTTCCTTAAAACAAGGTGATCAAACTGCAATGGAAACCATTTACAAAAAACACTGGGAACATGTTTTTGATTCCGCTTATAAACGTGTTGGTACAGAAGACATTGCACAGGACATCACTCAGGATATTTTCATCTCCCTATGGGAAAAACGGGAAACCCTTGAAATCCGCGAGTCATTAACAGCCTATCTTCAGGCCAGTGTGAAATACCGTGTCATTAACTATTTCAAAGCAAATCTGACCAAAGAAAAATACACCGAAGATCTCTTTGCCTTAATGGGTAATATCTCTCCTCTACACCCCACTAACGAACTGTCAGTCAAAGAAATACACAAAGAGCTTGATGAAGCCATAGCTGAACTCCCGGAACGCATGCGCCAGATTTTTTCCATGAGCAGGAAACAGGAAAAATCAACTCATGAAATCTCTGCTGAACTCAACCTGTCTATACAGACCGTTAAAAATCAGCTGACCGCAGCCCTGAAAATTATCCGCAAAAGACTGGCTTATCTTACCGTCTTCTTCTTTTAA
- a CDS encoding FecR family protein, translating into MEDKKLAEDLLKKYLDAKATPKEIEQVENWYHGYEEKNRVLSQSQKAVIERRMLINLQQHISQPAKSTTSFIRSSAFLRIAASAILVCSVGLAWWKIAPQPRQKQRPVALLYTSTGSSEKKTIRLGDGSEIILSPSGRLAYPARFAKSIREISLEEGEAFFKIAHEEKRPFNVLLPGKLYTRVLGTSFTVRAFKASHSMNISVSTGKVAVGNKQQVFGTLIKGQQITYDKNKETAIISQTPVPDTRIVFAGINLQQALQKLEYIYAIKIDLSPAGLGKSGCTATFHSKQQPEEIIGIICSLHNLKYEQTPDHKSFKIHQK; encoded by the coding sequence ATGGAAGATAAAAAGCTTGCAGAAGATCTGCTAAAAAAATATTTAGACGCAAAAGCTACTCCTAAAGAGATTGAACAGGTTGAGAACTGGTACCATGGTTACGAAGAAAAAAACCGGGTATTAAGTCAGAGCCAGAAAGCTGTAATAGAGCGCCGCATGCTGATTAATCTGCAGCAGCATATCAGCCAGCCGGCCAAATCAACTACAAGTTTTATCCGGAGCAGCGCTTTTCTCCGTATTGCCGCATCAGCGATACTCGTTTGCAGTGTGGGACTGGCCTGGTGGAAAATTGCTCCGCAACCCAGACAAAAACAGCGCCCCGTGGCATTGCTGTATACCAGTACCGGCAGCAGTGAAAAAAAGACGATCAGACTGGGTGATGGTTCAGAAATTATCCTGAGTCCGTCAGGGCGGCTGGCTTATCCCGCAAGATTTGCCAAATCCATCAGAGAAATTTCTCTCGAAGAAGGTGAAGCTTTTTTCAAAATCGCCCATGAAGAAAAGCGACCTTTTAATGTTCTTTTACCAGGAAAACTGTATACCAGAGTATTGGGAACTTCCTTTACTGTCCGTGCTTTCAAAGCTTCTCATTCGATGAATATTTCGGTAAGTACCGGGAAGGTCGCTGTCGGTAATAAGCAGCAGGTTTTTGGTACACTGATCAAAGGACAGCAGATTACCTACGACAAAAATAAAGAAACAGCTATCATCAGTCAGACACCGGTTCCTGATACCAGAATTGTTTTTGCAGGAATAAATCTTCAGCAGGCATTACAAAAACTGGAATATATCTATGCTATTAAAATTGATCTGAGTCCGGCCGGTCTTGGAAAAAGCGGCTGTACAGCTACCTTTCACAGCAAACAGCAGCCAGAAGAAATTATAGGCATCATCTGCAGTCTGCATAATCTTAAATATGAACAAACACCTGATCATAAATCATTTAAAATCCATCAAAAATGA
- a CDS encoding SusC/RagA family TonB-linked outer membrane protein yields the protein MKTPSYKRLTALYKAMKYSLLIFSLICTFCGTIFASATMAQKLDRATVTLTITKEKSQQAILKEIEAKTGLHFVYNQDQLSINRQALNETFKNEKVELVLHKLGFECLEKGDYVIIKKLPAPAKKADRTITGTVKDSTGLTMPGVSIKVSGTTLGTTTNADGKFSIAAPEESSLIFSMIGYKTQQVKIDGRSIINIVLTEDNSQLNEVVVVGYGTQKKITVSGAVAEVSLDKLNSRSVSDIGSILQGKAPGVVVVSESGDPSSTAKVNIRGQGGINGENPLYVIDGSLYYGTPVLNPNDIETISVLKDGAAAIYGARASGGVILVTTKKGTNQKLNITFDAKVGAQTAWKKLKSLNAKEFADVSNLAADNAGIPRKDAFDPIKYPDGQITRADWVNEIFRTGLIQDYNMGITGGNDKSSFYLSFNYRKAEGTLLNTFGSRYNFRINSEHRINSWMKVGENLFYDYTNGNGYNSNNPGISGTDTKSAYTGAIISAIFYPSNVAPYTSTGAFSGLPLTYAGAYGDIINPVAYLKRLDVNNPVNTIVANPYAELDLLKGLKFRSNLSFTKSINNSKTFQTKVPEVGKIFDFNQLTQTSNTSNDLLAEQVLTYDKIFGSHHLNVIGGFSYQNRNSEYLSVYARGFDDESPKYRYMVNATIPFLPESSVARETLTSFFARANYDYKNKYLLSLIGRRDGTSLVAEQNRFANYYSASAGWVVSKEDFMSKADWISNLKIRGSYGLLGNLASVTNQAVNPSLRKSTIYMGMNPAQLTGYYENVLSNPNLTWAKSKQTNIGLDLGVFKNRLNLVADYFIKDTKDMLIYQPLSGTTGVDGQWKNGGLSRDKGVEVGLTYNNKPEAAFQYSINATFTKMNNNLVSLPAGLTSQAVDFNVRGTLTPVRLQVGQPLYSYYVVQTDGIFQSDAEAKNYKNASGNMIQPNAKAGDFRFVDSNNDGKIDNNDRVFRGSAYPDFSYGFSFNASYKGFDLNLFAQGVKGNKLFNALKYTGLNAGSGQNYNLLNGVLAAWSPTNTGSSLPRISASDANGNFSTTSDFYLESGSYLRLKSATIGYTFSKDLLKTVKISNLRLYVTSNNLFTITKYSGFDPEVGMDQYGVDVGRYPQARTFLFGASLNF from the coding sequence ATGAAAACACCCTCCTATAAGAGGTTAACAGCCCTTTATAAAGCTATGAAGTATTCTTTATTAATCTTCTCGCTCATTTGTACCTTTTGCGGAACCATCTTCGCTTCTGCAACTATGGCACAGAAATTAGATCGTGCGACGGTAACGTTAACAATTACAAAAGAGAAATCACAACAAGCCATCCTTAAAGAAATAGAAGCCAAAACAGGTCTTCATTTTGTTTACAATCAGGATCAGCTTTCTATCAACAGACAAGCACTGAACGAGACTTTTAAAAATGAAAAAGTCGAACTGGTATTACACAAGCTTGGTTTTGAGTGTCTGGAAAAAGGTGATTATGTGATCATCAAAAAATTACCGGCACCTGCAAAAAAAGCAGACCGTACAATTACAGGGACAGTAAAAGACTCTACCGGATTGACCATGCCGGGCGTTTCGATCAAAGTATCAGGAACAACCCTGGGCACCACAACCAATGCTGACGGAAAATTCAGTATTGCTGCTCCTGAAGAATCTTCTTTGATTTTCTCCATGATCGGCTATAAAACACAGCAGGTAAAAATTGATGGTAGAAGCATCATCAATATTGTACTGACCGAAGATAATTCACAATTGAATGAGGTTGTGGTAGTGGGTTACGGTACACAGAAAAAGATCACCGTTTCGGGAGCTGTAGCAGAAGTATCACTGGATAAGTTAAATTCAAGATCAGTGAGTGATATTGGTAGTATTCTGCAGGGAAAAGCACCGGGTGTGGTTGTAGTCAGCGAAAGCGGTGATCCTTCGTCAACAGCTAAAGTAAATATCCGCGGACAAGGCGGGATCAACGGGGAAAACCCGCTTTATGTAATTGACGGGTCATTATATTACGGTACGCCAGTACTTAATCCCAATGATATAGAGACTATCTCTGTACTGAAGGACGGAGCAGCGGCAATTTATGGTGCAAGAGCTTCGGGTGGAGTAATCCTGGTGACAACCAAAAAGGGGACTAACCAGAAACTGAATATCACATTTGATGCTAAGGTGGGTGCACAAACTGCATGGAAAAAACTTAAATCATTGAATGCAAAAGAGTTTGCTGATGTTTCAAATCTTGCTGCCGACAATGCAGGTATTCCAAGAAAAGATGCTTTTGATCCTATCAAATATCCTGACGGACAGATTACCCGTGCCGACTGGGTAAATGAGATTTTCAGAACCGGATTGATTCAGGATTACAACATGGGAATAACCGGCGGAAATGATAAATCAAGTTTTTACCTGAGTTTCAATTACCGTAAAGCAGAAGGAACACTATTAAACACTTTCGGGAGCAGATATAATTTCAGGATCAACTCTGAACACCGGATCAATTCATGGATGAAAGTAGGAGAAAATTTATTCTATGACTATACCAATGGTAACGGATATAATTCCAATAATCCGGGTATCAGCGGTACAGATACAAAGAGTGCCTATACCGGCGCAATTATTTCAGCAATCTTCTACCCTTCAAATGTAGCTCCTTATACTTCAACAGGTGCATTTTCAGGCTTACCTTTAACTTATGCAGGTGCTTACGGAGATATTATTAATCCGGTTGCCTATCTGAAAAGACTGGATGTGAATAACCCTGTGAATACTATCGTAGCAAATCCTTATGCAGAACTTGATCTGTTAAAAGGTTTGAAATTCCGTTCCAACTTATCTTTTACTAAAAGCATTAATAACTCTAAAACCTTTCAGACCAAAGTGCCCGAGGTTGGTAAAATATTTGATTTTAATCAGCTCACCCAAACCTCTAATACCAGTAATGACCTGTTAGCTGAACAAGTATTGACTTATGACAAGATTTTCGGTTCACACCACCTGAACGTGATTGGTGGTTTCTCTTATCAGAACAGAAATTCAGAGTACCTGTCAGTTTACGCACGCGGTTTTGATGATGAATCACCAAAATATCGCTACATGGTCAATGCAACGATACCATTTTTACCAGAAAGCAGTGTAGCCAGAGAAACACTGACTTCATTCTTTGCCCGTGCAAATTATGACTATAAAAATAAATATCTGCTTTCTCTTATCGGCCGCAGAGACGGGACTTCTTTGGTAGCAGAGCAAAATCGTTTTGCTAACTATTACTCTGCATCTGCAGGATGGGTAGTCAGTAAAGAAGACTTTATGAGTAAGGCAGATTGGATCAGTAACCTTAAAATCAGAGGTAGTTATGGTCTGCTGGGTAACCTGGCCAGTGTAACTAATCAGGCTGTGAATCCTTCACTCAGAAAAAGTACCATTTATATGGGAATGAACCCGGCTCAACTTACAGGATATTATGAAAACGTCCTGTCTAATCCCAACTTAACCTGGGCTAAATCTAAACAGACCAACATCGGTCTTGATTTGGGCGTATTCAAAAACAGGTTAAACCTGGTTGCAGATTATTTCATCAAGGATACTAAAGATATGCTGATCTACCAGCCTTTATCAGGAACTACTGGTGTTGACGGACAGTGGAAAAATGGTGGTTTATCCAGAGATAAAGGAGTTGAAGTTGGATTAACGTACAACAACAAACCAGAAGCCGCATTCCAGTACAGCATTAATGCAACTTTCACTAAGATGAATAACAACCTGGTTTCTTTACCAGCTGGTTTAACCAGTCAGGCTGTGGATTTTAACGTACGTGGTACATTAACTCCGGTACGTCTGCAGGTTGGTCAGCCTTTATATTCTTACTATGTGGTACAAACCGATGGTATTTTCCAGTCGGATGCAGAAGCTAAAAATTACAAAAACGCAAGTGGAAATATGATCCAGCCCAATGCAAAAGCCGGAGATTTCCGTTTTGTAGACAGCAATAATGACGGTAAAATTGACAACAACGACCGTGTATTCAGAGGCAGTGCTTATCCTGATTTCTCTTACGGTTTCAGTTTCAATGCAAGTTATAAAGGATTTGACCTGAACCTGTTTGCTCAGGGTGTTAAAGGAAATAAACTTTTCAACGCCTTAAAATACACCGGGTTAAACGCAGGGAGCGGACAAAACTACAACTTGCTTAATGGCGTATTAGCTGCATGGAGCCCGACTAATACAGGCAGCAGTCTTCCACGAATTTCGGCAAGTGATGCTAATGGTAACTTCTCTACAACATCAGATTTTTATCTGGAAAGCGGTTCTTACTTAAGATTAAAAAGTGCAACAATAGGTTATACTTTTTCTAAAGATCTTTTGAAGACTGTTAAAATCAGTAACCTGCGTCTTTATGTGACTTCAAACAACCTGTTTACAATTACCAAATATTCAGGTTTCGATCCTGAAGTTGGAATGGATCAGTATGGTGTTGATGTTGGCCGTTATCCGCAAGCACGTACATTCCTGTTTGGTGCAAGTCTGAATTTTTAA
- a CDS encoding RagB/SusD family nutrient uptake outer membrane protein has translation MKKNLLNILIAGLTVVTISSCKKQLDITPEGAPSKGNFWKTSTDAVKGANAMYDQYDDENFYGRGFFWFINASDDMITGRVKAQGDNVRDFNSAYIGGDYTEGQWKMRYATIKRANDVIRYVPAIDMDANLKKRLIGEAYFTSGYMYFQLASNYGNAKAGVPIVTRANMDDPNPTPRAANVNLNYDYLISELQQAANYLPYFDQLGAADYGRPHKVAAWAVLSKAFLYKKDYANAEKYADSVINFGKRDLMPNFADVFKAPNNWGPEYIWSAVSTPAGTGGWGSILPGVMLENKGWGKYNGWGYYVPTKELYDSYQPGDIRREATILKPGDHFMFFGEDRVYSSLNSLSGFQFRKYMDPFSFADPVGKHISPSGDHPTTDLNLPLLRFAEVLLIKAEAAIMQRGAGAGDTELNRIRVRAKLPAVNGMTMTDLKRERRSELAGEWADRHRDMVRWGDAASAYAQPAHGFSGSVVWPARRFNPQVHDVWAVPQKEIDNSGGVITQNAGW, from the coding sequence ATGAAGAAGAACTTACTCAATATATTAATAGCTGGTTTAACGGTCGTTACCATCAGCTCCTGTAAAAAACAACTGGATATCACCCCTGAAGGAGCACCTTCAAAAGGTAATTTCTGGAAAACAAGCACCGATGCAGTGAAAGGTGCCAATGCGATGTATGATCAGTATGATGATGAGAACTTTTACGGCCGCGGCTTTTTTTGGTTCATCAACGCAAGTGACGACATGATTACCGGACGTGTAAAAGCTCAGGGAGATAACGTCAGAGATTTTAACTCTGCCTATATTGGAGGAGATTACACGGAAGGGCAATGGAAAATGAGATACGCAACCATTAAAAGAGCGAATGATGTCATCCGTTATGTACCTGCAATTGATATGGACGCCAATTTGAAAAAGAGACTGATCGGAGAAGCATATTTTACCAGCGGATATATGTATTTCCAGCTGGCATCAAATTACGGGAATGCCAAAGCCGGGGTTCCTATTGTAACCAGAGCAAATATGGATGATCCTAATCCTACTCCAAGAGCAGCAAACGTAAATCTGAATTATGATTATCTGATCAGCGAATTACAGCAGGCAGCCAACTATCTTCCATATTTTGACCAGTTAGGTGCAGCTGATTATGGCCGTCCGCATAAGGTGGCAGCCTGGGCAGTATTATCTAAAGCTTTCCTGTATAAAAAAGATTACGCAAATGCAGAAAAATATGCAGATTCGGTAATCAATTTCGGTAAACGTGACCTGATGCCCAATTTTGCTGATGTATTTAAAGCACCTAATAACTGGGGCCCTGAATATATCTGGTCAGCTGTTTCTACACCTGCCGGAACAGGCGGCTGGGGAAGTATCCTGCCAGGCGTAATGCTGGAAAACAAAGGCTGGGGGAAATATAATGGATGGGGATATTATGTACCAACCAAAGAATTATATGATTCCTATCAGCCAGGAGATATCCGCCGTGAAGCTACTATTCTAAAACCAGGGGATCATTTCATGTTTTTTGGTGAAGACAGGGTTTATTCTTCTCTTAATAGTTTATCAGGCTTCCAGTTCAGAAAATATATGGACCCGTTCAGTTTTGCAGATCCTGTAGGAAAACATATCAGCCCAAGTGGAGATCACCCGACTACAGACCTGAATCTTCCGTTATTACGTTTTGCTGAAGTCTTATTAATCAAAGCTGAAGCAGCTATTATGCAACGTGGTGCAGGAGCCGGTGATACGGAACTGAACAGAATCCGCGTAAGAGCCAAACTTCCTGCTGTAAACGGTATGACTATGACAGATCTTAAAAGAGAACGCCGCAGCGAACTTGCAGGAGAATGGGCAGACAGACACCGTGATATGGTACGCTGGGGAGATGCAGCATCTGCTTACGCACAACCTGCGCATGGATTCAGCGGCTCTGTAGTATGGCCGGCAAGGAGATTCAATCCACAGGTACATGATGTCTGGGCAGTTCCACAAAAAGAAATTGATAACAGCGGTGGTGTAATTACACAAAATGCAGGCTGGTAA
- a CDS encoding alkaline phosphatase → MKKLSCYSFFALLLLAANVQAQQPLSFNSGHSHNDYKQNIPLLRAYYAGMGSIEADVFLKDGQLFVAHELKEIKPGATLLKQYLEPLYRLYKENGNHPYADPKLKLQLVIDIKEDHEHVLPALLKELKPFQDMVNKPLNPDAVSIVISGDMPKPENFKNYPAIISFDGRPTTVYTDEQLERVAMISDELKHYTVWNGKGTPTQTDADKLKMVIGAAHQKGKPFRFWATQDSPNTWLELEKFGVDWINTDAPEKLKEFYLRKDKLTYTNPVAYPVYQPTYKSDGLNKKVKNIILLIGDGMGLAQIHAGWIANHGNLNITMLRNSGFSQTAAANSGNTDSAAGGSAIAMGEKTNNRYIGMGTDDKKRTNLVDTLASYGLKSGIISAGDITDATPAVFYAHQLDRSYSEAIAADFLNSHVDILVGSNQKSFLQNPDASLLSKLENKGYTLSKSLSDFKLKDSGKQLVLLPDSATRPVKDGRGDMLAQSLKHTIKLLSANKKGFFIMTEGAQIDYGGHVNDLKYVVTELHDFDKTVAEAVRFADQDGETLVLITADHETGGLTLLDAAAAEGRIEGEFSTNDHTNIMVPVYAYGPHSGDFTGTYSNTEIFKKILRLFTAR, encoded by the coding sequence ATGAAAAAATTATCTTGCTATTCCTTTTTTGCACTGCTCTTACTGGCAGCGAATGTACAGGCTCAGCAGCCTTTATCATTTAATTCAGGGCATAGTCATAATGACTATAAACAAAACATCCCGTTACTGCGTGCTTATTACGCAGGAATGGGATCTATTGAAGCCGATGTATTTCTTAAAGATGGCCAGCTGTTTGTAGCTCATGAACTTAAAGAAATAAAACCGGGAGCTACGCTTTTAAAACAATATCTGGAACCGCTGTACAGACTGTATAAAGAAAACGGAAATCATCCTTATGCAGATCCGAAATTAAAATTACAGCTGGTTATAGATATCAAAGAGGATCATGAACATGTACTGCCTGCTTTACTGAAAGAGCTGAAGCCTTTTCAGGATATGGTCAATAAACCACTTAATCCTGATGCAGTGAGCATTGTGATCAGCGGAGATATGCCAAAACCGGAAAACTTTAAAAACTATCCGGCCATCATCTCTTTTGACGGTCGTCCAACCACTGTTTATACTGATGAGCAGCTGGAGCGTGTAGCGATGATCAGCGATGAGCTAAAACATTATACGGTCTGGAATGGCAAAGGTACTCCTACTCAGACTGATGCGGATAAGCTTAAAATGGTTATCGGTGCTGCACATCAAAAGGGCAAACCCTTCCGTTTCTGGGCAACACAGGACAGTCCGAATACCTGGCTGGAACTGGAAAAATTCGGGGTAGACTGGATCAATACTGATGCACCTGAGAAACTGAAGGAGTTTTATTTACGTAAAGACAAACTGACTTATACAAATCCGGTTGCTTACCCGGTTTATCAGCCAACTTATAAATCTGACGGCCTGAATAAAAAGGTAAAAAACATCATTCTGCTGATTGGTGACGGAATGGGTCTGGCTCAGATTCATGCCGGATGGATCGCCAATCATGGCAACCTGAATATCACGATGCTGCGTAACAGTGGTTTTTCTCAGACTGCGGCTGCAAATTCAGGCAATACAGATTCTGCAGCCGGGGGATCGGCAATTGCCATGGGCGAGAAAACAAACAATCGTTATATCGGCATGGGTACGGACGATAAAAAAAGGACTAACCTGGTGGATACTTTAGCCAGCTATGGTTTGAAAAGCGGGATTATCAGCGCAGGTGATATTACTGATGCCACGCCTGCTGTTTTTTACGCACATCAGTTAGACCGTTCTTACAGCGAAGCCATTGCAGCAGACTTTCTGAACAGTCATGTAGATATTCTGGTAGGTTCAAACCAGAAAAGTTTTCTTCAGAATCCTGATGCCAGCCTGCTCTCCAAACTGGAAAATAAAGGTTATACTTTAAGCAAGTCCCTTTCAGATTTCAAACTAAAAGACAGTGGTAAACAATTGGTTTTATTACCGGATTCGGCAACGCGGCCTGTAAAAGATGGCAGAGGTGATATGCTCGCGCAGTCTTTAAAACATACTATCAAATTACTTTCAGCAAATAAAAAGGGGTTCTTTATCATGACCGAAGGGGCTCAGATTGATTATGGCGGTCATGTCAATGACCTGAAATATGTAGTAACCGAGCTGCATGATTTTGACAAAACAGTGGCTGAGGCTGTACGTTTTGCTGATCAGGACGGAGAAACGCTGGTTTTGATTACAGCGGATCATGAAACAGGCGGCCTGACTTTACTGGACGCAGCAGCAGCGGAAGGCAGAATCGAGGGAGAGTTCAGTACAAATGATCATACCAATATTATGGTCCCTGTGTATGCTTACGGCCCCCACTCCGGTGATTTTACCGGTACTTATTCCAATACCGAGATTTTTAAGAAGATACTCAGGCTGTTCACAGCCAGATAA
- a CDS encoding alpha/beta hydrolase: MIKQYSIFILLAIALASCKKTTIAPSPVAAVKSEVASLAASSVTYQDGWNNELHYLSPKNDPQNYDIWLPAKRDTSNTRLFVFIHGGSFLSGDKRDSEFMTTINSIIKEFPDCAIATINYRLGVMPLSDQSKDVENAISQLISESKAMQISNKQIVLIGESAGGYFAFYEGLKKDTKSGNQARYKAIVSLSGFAQMLPLTDASTSLKYRIGIAALSVKVPGLNYDAYSPVNRIAELKGLPELYLFYGGKDDQISPQNSKKIVSAVEATKNTDYIANTYIRGFAEESHVLGETAKSEIAVFLKEKIKFKAD, from the coding sequence ATGATTAAGCAATACTCCATTTTTATTTTGCTGGCCATCGCGCTGGCATCATGCAAAAAAACAACTATAGCTCCCTCACCGGTTGCAGCTGTAAAATCAGAAGTCGCATCCTTAGCGGCCAGTTCTGTTACTTATCAGGATGGATGGAATAATGAACTGCATTATCTTTCTCCAAAAAATGATCCGCAGAATTATGATATCTGGTTGCCTGCTAAAAGAGATACCAGTAATACAAGATTATTTGTATTTATTCATGGAGGTAGTTTCCTCAGCGGGGATAAGAGAGATTCAGAGTTTATGACGACTATCAATTCCATAATCAAAGAATTTCCGGATTGTGCAATTGCAACTATCAATTACAGATTAGGGGTGATGCCACTGAGTGATCAGAGCAAAGATGTAGAAAATGCTATCTCCCAGCTTATCAGCGAAAGCAAAGCAATGCAGATATCCAATAAACAAATTGTCCTGATCGGGGAAAGTGCAGGTGGATATTTTGCTTTTTATGAGGGACTAAAAAAGGATACCAAATCAGGTAACCAGGCCAGATATAAAGCAATCGTGTCTCTGAGTGGTTTTGCACAGATGCTACCGCTAACTGATGCCAGTACTTCGCTGAAATACAGAATCGGAATAGCGGCTCTGAGTGTAAAAGTCCCGGGGCTGAATTACGATGCTTATTCTCCTGTTAACCGGATTGCTGAACTCAAAGGCCTGCCCGAGCTGTATCTCTTTTACGGAGGAAAAGATGATCAGATCAGTCCGCAGAATTCAAAAAAGATTGTCTCTGCTGTTGAGGCCACTAAAAACACGGATTATATCGCCAATACCTATATCAGGGGATTTGCAGAGGAGAGTCATGTATTAGGTGAAACTGCCAAATCAGAAATTGCGGTATTCCTGAAAGAAAAAATAAAATTTAAAGCAGATTAG